In Equus quagga isolate Etosha38 chromosome 14, UCLA_HA_Equagga_1.0, whole genome shotgun sequence, one DNA window encodes the following:
- the CD70 gene encoding CD70 antigen encodes MQRRPRTTMAEEGSGCLVRRLPWVTILRVAFLLILIGMVIYCFVCNQRLAQQQQLESSGWAVAELQLNHTGPRHDARLHWQGNPALGRSFVHGLELDYGQLRIQHPGIYRLHIQVTLTNCSSTWTNTVRRATLAVGICSSATHSISLLRLNFYNACTVASQRLTYLAKGDTLCTNLTLPWLPSRNSDETFFGVQWVHL; translated from the exons ATGCAGCGCCGGCCAAGGACCACGATGGCGGAGGAGGGGTCCGGCTGCCTGGTGCGCCGCCTGCCCTGGGTCACCATCCTGCGCGTTGCTTTCCTGCTGATTCTCATCGGCATGGTGATATACTGCTTTGTCTGCAACCAGCGCCTCGCACAGCAACAACAGCTCGAATCGTCTGGG tGGGCCGTCGCTGAGCTCCAGCTGAATCACACAG GACCACGACACGACGCCAGGCTGCACTGGCAGGGCAACCCGGCCCTGGGCCGCTCCTTCGTGCACGGCCTGGAGCTGGACTACGGTCAGCTGCGTATCCAGCACCCTGGCATCTATAGGCTGCACATCCAGGTGACACTAACCAACTGCTCCTCCACTTGGACCAACACGGTCCGCAGGGCCACCCTGGCTGTGGGCATCTGCTCCTCCGCCACCCACAGCATCAGCCTGCTTCGCCTCAATTTCTACAACGCTTGCACCGTCGCCTCCCAGCGCCTGACGTACTTGGCCAAAGGGGACACTCTCTGCACCAACCTCACTCTGCCGTGGCTGCCGTCTCGAAATTCGGATGAGACCTTTTTTGGGGTTCAGTGGGTGCACCTCTGA